In a genomic window of bacterium:
- a CDS encoding amidohydrolase: MKNGFRVADSDMHLFEPADLWQQWIDPAWKHAAPVGLTEMRRDMRVKVKSHVILRLGRVRPQTHHSAWKSEHEGPYDHAERQGWNPTSQKEAMDAEGLDVAVLFPTRGLFVLGLDTPEMMGPDGLEPDLAAAIARAYNDWLADFCRHHPDRFLAAGMVAPHDVAAAVAEARRCAGMGFKAVFLSPGAVNRRPWHHPAYDPLWGECERLGLAVGFHGGGQNFLRPDFSLEVLDKLMMWHTFSQPLGIMATAVSLTAGGVCERFPRIRFALLEGNCAWAPWLFYRLDEHWEWLGRMEAPELTMKPSDYFRRNCWLSVEADEALVRQYVEVFGDDNLVFSTDYPHADSKYPHAVETFLTLPLSETAKRKILWDNWCRLYDVAG, translated from the coding sequence GTGAAGAACGGCTTCCGCGTCGCCGACAGCGACATGCACCTCTTCGAGCCTGCCGATCTCTGGCAGCAGTGGATCGATCCGGCGTGGAAGCATGCCGCGCCGGTCGGGCTCACGGAGATGCGACGCGACATGCGCGTCAAGGTGAAGTCGCACGTCATCCTGCGCCTCGGCCGCGTGCGCCCGCAGACCCACCACAGCGCGTGGAAGTCGGAGCACGAGGGACCGTACGACCACGCCGAGCGCCAGGGCTGGAACCCGACGTCGCAGAAGGAGGCGATGGACGCCGAGGGGCTCGACGTCGCCGTGCTCTTCCCGACGCGCGGCCTCTTCGTGCTCGGCCTCGACACGCCCGAGATGATGGGTCCCGACGGCCTCGAGCCCGACCTCGCGGCCGCGATCGCGCGCGCCTACAACGACTGGCTCGCCGACTTCTGCCGCCACCACCCCGATCGCTTTCTCGCCGCCGGCATGGTCGCACCGCACGACGTCGCCGCCGCCGTCGCCGAGGCGCGCCGCTGCGCCGGCATGGGCTTCAAGGCGGTGTTCCTCTCGCCGGGAGCGGTGAACCGCCGCCCCTGGCACCATCCCGCCTACGATCCGCTGTGGGGCGAGTGCGAACGGCTCGGGCTGGCGGTCGGCTTCCACGGCGGCGGGCAGAACTTCCTGCGCCCCGACTTCTCGCTCGAGGTGCTCGACAAGCTGATGATGTGGCACACGTTCAGCCAGCCGCTCGGCATCATGGCGACGGCCGTGAGCCTCACCGCCGGCGGCGTGTGCGAGCGCTTCCCGAGGATCCGCTTCGCGCTGCTGGAGGGGAACTGCGCCTGGGCGCCCTGGCTCTTCTATCGTCTCGACGAGCACTGGGAGTGGCTCGGCAGGATGGAGGCGCCCGAGCTGACGATGAAGCCGTCGGACTACTTCCGCCGCAACTGCTGGCTCTCGGTCGAGGCCGACGAGGCGCTCGTGCGCCAGTACGTCGAGGTCTTCGGCGACGACAACCTGGTCTTCTCGACCGACTACCCGCACGCCGACTCGAAGTACCCGCACGCGGTCGAGACCTTCCTCACGCTGCCGCTGTCGGAGACCGCGAAGCGGAAGATACTGTGGGACAACTGGTGCCGGCTGTACGACGTCGCGGGGTGA
- a CDS encoding class I SAM-dependent methyltransferase: MRVRRGPGTLYRRLQSLRFLLRRDRRAVLRFLATPYPALPLRGRLALVGRFVHTTNQVRAYHAQAEMLAVADAILRRSGPTVVECGVAKGASTAKLSLATRIAGGHLHVFDSFQGIPANDERHHNTWGKPVVFRAGAFRGRLPSVRRTVARFGAPEVCTFHKGWFADTLPGFHPALDVVLLDVDLLASTRTCLVHLFPLLRPDGVLFSQDGHLEATAALLRDDAFWRDAVGVPPPRMRGLGSDRLVELRPATA, from the coding sequence ATGCGCGTCCGCCGCGGCCCCGGCACGCTCTACCGCCGGCTCCAGTCGCTGCGCTTCCTCCTGCGCCGCGACCGGCGCGCGGTGCTGCGCTTCCTCGCGACGCCGTACCCGGCGCTGCCGCTGCGCGGCCGCCTCGCCCTCGTCGGCCGCTTCGTCCACACGACGAACCAGGTGCGCGCCTACCACGCGCAGGCCGAGATGCTCGCCGTGGCCGACGCCATCCTGCGACGAAGCGGCCCGACGGTGGTCGAGTGCGGCGTCGCCAAGGGCGCGAGCACCGCGAAGCTGAGCCTCGCGACCCGCATCGCCGGCGGCCACCTGCACGTCTTCGACTCCTTCCAGGGCATCCCCGCCAACGACGAGCGACACCACAACACCTGGGGCAAGCCGGTCGTCTTCCGCGCCGGCGCGTTCCGCGGCCGCCTGCCGAGCGTACGGCGCACGGTGGCGCGCTTCGGCGCGCCCGAGGTCTGCACGTTCCACAAGGGCTGGTTCGCCGACACGCTGCCCGGCTTCCACCCGGCCCTCGACGTCGTGCTGCTCGACGTCGACCTCCTCGCCTCGACGCGCACCTGCCTCGTGCACCTCTTCCCGCTGCTGCGTCCCGACGGCGTGCTCTTCTCCCAGGACGGGCACCTCGAGGCGACGGCGGCGCTCCTGCGCGACGACGCCTTCTGGCGCGACGCGGTCGGCGTGCCGCCGCCGCGGATGCGCGGCCTCGGTAGCGACCGGCTGGTCGAGCTGCGCCCGGCGACGGCGTAG
- the aceE gene encoding pyruvate dehydrogenase (acetyl-transferring), homodimeric type: MSDAHETPAVPSEIPPAELEEWLESLDGFIAASGTGPTEQLIARLVERARRAGVPVAATLETPQVNTIPASRQPAFPGDVALERRIKSLVRWNAMAMVVRANRQAEGIGGHISTFASAATLYEVAFNHFFRGKDAGVDADQIYFQGHAAPGIYARAFLEGRLDESRVHNFRQELRATPGLSSYPHPWLMPDFWEFPTVSMGLGPIMAIYQARFNRYLEDRGLKPKGKGHVWAFLGDGETDEPESLGALTLASRAHLGNLIFVVNCNLQRLDGPVRGNGQIIQELERAFRGAGWHVIKVVLGSDWDPLLEKDPEGLIARRWSEVVDGEVQKYSVSDGAYIREHFWGKYPGLATLVEHLSDGELAKLNLGGHDPVKMYAAYRAAVEHDRGPVVILARTIKGYGLGEHGEGKNVTHQQKKMNEDELREFRTRFGIPISDEALASAPLYRPAPDSEEATYLRERRAALGGPAPARRVHCEPLPPPAPGLFEEFFAGAGDDRKVATTMAFVRLLAKLLRDEHVGRYVVPIVPDEARTFGMEALFRQCGIYSHVGQLYEPVDAKSLLYYKEVRDGQILEEGITEAGSMSSFIAAGTAYATHGIPTIPMFIYYSMFGFQRIGDLVWAAADMRCKGFMLGATAGRTTLAGEGLQHQDGHSHLLAYPVPQLEAYDPAYAYEIAVIVREGIRRMYEKMEDVFYYLTLANEPYAMPAMPAGVEEGILRGMYLLHRAPDDDSPRRVQLLGTGAILEEAVRARAILGERYGIAADVWSVTSYKALHRDALDVDRWNRLHPSRAPRVPYVAECLGSRRGPVVAASDYVRALPESIARFAPFPMTSLGTDGFGRSDGRKALRDFFEVDARHIALAALAALARTGVVEPPVVEQALTDLDIDPERVNPLLR, translated from the coding sequence ATGAGCGACGCGCACGAGACGCCTGCGGTCCCCAGCGAGATTCCACCGGCCGAGCTCGAGGAGTGGCTCGAGTCGCTCGACGGCTTCATCGCCGCCAGCGGCACGGGGCCCACCGAGCAGCTGATCGCGCGCCTGGTCGAGCGGGCACGGCGGGCCGGCGTGCCGGTGGCGGCCACGCTCGAGACGCCGCAGGTGAACACGATCCCGGCGTCGCGCCAGCCGGCCTTCCCCGGCGACGTCGCGCTCGAGCGCCGCATCAAGAGCCTGGTGCGCTGGAACGCGATGGCGATGGTGGTGCGCGCCAACCGCCAGGCCGAGGGCATCGGCGGCCACATCTCCACCTTCGCGTCGGCCGCGACCCTCTACGAGGTCGCCTTCAACCACTTCTTCCGCGGCAAGGACGCCGGCGTCGACGCCGACCAGATCTACTTCCAGGGCCACGCCGCGCCGGGCATCTACGCCCGTGCCTTCCTGGAAGGACGCCTCGACGAGTCCCGCGTCCACAACTTCCGCCAGGAGCTGCGCGCGACGCCGGGGCTGTCGTCGTATCCGCATCCGTGGCTCATGCCCGACTTCTGGGAGTTCCCCACGGTGTCGATGGGCCTGGGGCCGATCATGGCCATCTATCAGGCCCGCTTCAATCGCTACCTCGAAGATCGCGGGCTGAAGCCGAAGGGGAAGGGCCATGTGTGGGCCTTCCTCGGCGACGGCGAGACCGACGAGCCCGAGTCGCTGGGCGCGCTCACGCTCGCGTCGCGTGCGCACCTCGGCAACCTCATCTTCGTCGTCAACTGCAACCTCCAGCGCCTCGACGGTCCGGTGCGCGGCAACGGGCAGATCATCCAGGAGCTGGAGCGCGCCTTCCGCGGCGCCGGCTGGCACGTGATCAAGGTGGTCCTCGGCAGCGACTGGGACCCGCTGCTCGAGAAGGACCCCGAGGGCCTCATCGCACGCCGCTGGTCCGAGGTCGTCGACGGCGAGGTGCAGAAGTACTCGGTCTCCGACGGCGCCTACATCCGCGAGCATTTCTGGGGGAAGTATCCCGGCCTCGCGACGCTGGTGGAGCACCTGAGCGACGGCGAGCTCGCGAAGCTGAACCTCGGCGGCCACGACCCGGTGAAGATGTACGCCGCCTACCGTGCCGCCGTGGAGCACGATCGCGGCCCGGTCGTCATCCTGGCCCGCACCATCAAAGGGTACGGCCTCGGCGAGCACGGCGAGGGCAAGAACGTCACGCACCAGCAGAAGAAGATGAACGAGGACGAGCTGCGGGAGTTCCGCACCCGCTTCGGCATCCCGATCTCGGACGAGGCGCTCGCCTCCGCGCCGCTCTATCGGCCCGCGCCGGACAGCGAGGAGGCGACGTATCTGCGCGAGCGCCGCGCGGCGCTGGGCGGCCCGGCGCCCGCCCGCCGCGTGCACTGCGAGCCGCTGCCGCCGCCCGCGCCGGGCCTGTTCGAGGAGTTCTTCGCGGGCGCCGGCGACGACCGCAAGGTCGCGACCACCATGGCCTTCGTGCGGCTGCTGGCGAAGCTCCTGCGGGACGAGCACGTCGGCCGCTACGTCGTCCCGATCGTGCCGGACGAGGCGCGCACCTTCGGCATGGAGGCGCTCTTCCGCCAGTGCGGCATCTACTCGCACGTGGGCCAGCTCTACGAGCCCGTCGATGCGAAGAGCCTGCTCTACTACAAGGAGGTGCGCGACGGGCAGATCCTCGAGGAGGGCATCACCGAGGCGGGCTCGATGTCGAGCTTCATCGCCGCCGGCACCGCCTATGCGACGCACGGCATCCCGACCATCCCGATGTTCATCTACTACTCCATGTTCGGCTTCCAGCGCATCGGCGACCTGGTCTGGGCCGCGGCCGACATGCGCTGCAAGGGCTTCATGCTGGGCGCGACGGCGGGGCGGACGACGCTCGCCGGCGAGGGTCTCCAGCACCAGGACGGCCACAGCCACCTGCTCGCCTATCCGGTGCCGCAGCTCGAAGCCTACGATCCGGCGTACGCCTACGAGATCGCCGTCATCGTGCGCGAGGGCATCCGGCGCATGTACGAGAAGATGGAGGACGTCTTCTACTACCTGACGCTCGCGAACGAGCCCTACGCGATGCCCGCCATGCCCGCCGGCGTCGAGGAGGGCATCCTGCGCGGCATGTACCTCCTGCACCGCGCGCCCGACGACGACTCGCCGCGCCGCGTGCAGCTGCTCGGCACCGGCGCCATCCTCGAGGAGGCGGTGCGGGCGCGCGCGATCCTCGGCGAGCGCTACGGCATCGCGGCCGACGTGTGGAGCGTCACCAGCTACAAGGCGCTGCACCGCGACGCGCTCGACGTCGACCGCTGGAACCGGCTGCACCCGAGCCGCGCGCCGCGGGTGCCGTACGTCGCCGAGTGCCTCGGCTCGCGGCGCGGGCCGGTCGTCGCGGCCAGCGACTACGTGCGCGCGCTGCCCGAGTCGATCGCGCGCTTCGCGCCGTTCCCCATGACCTCGCTCGGCACCGACGGCTTCGGGCGCAGCGACGGCCGCAAGGCGCTGCGCGACTTCTTCGAGGTCGACGCGCGCCACATCGCGCTGGCGGCGCTGGCGGCGCTGGCGCGCACCGGCGTCGTCGAGCCGCCCGTCGTCGAGCAGGCCCTCACCGACCTCGACATCGACCCGGAGCGCGTGAACCCGCTGCTCCGCTGA
- a CDS encoding 2-oxo acid dehydrogenase subunit E2, producing the protein MRLRLRRRPHRASRIHHRPRRRRRPRRRARPRPKRSARPRRAAGAEERGRRRRERDAARAARAAAGAARQKAAAARAAEPAPAARAVPADAIAAAPSVRRLARELGVRLADVVAATGDPRVTAAEVRSFREKAAEKAARPSAKAPAAASGFPVSEPLPDFSRWGEIEIEEMSKIRRRTAENMARAWVEIPTVTHHDEADITQLEGLRKRYAARVKEAGGSLTWTAILLHVVAGALRRFPQFNASVDMAGNRIIHKKYVHIGVAVDTERGLLVPVIRDADKKNIVALAKALAEVSEAARSRNIKPDMMQGATFTITNLGGIGGVAFNPIVNPPQVAILGVSRGSVRPLWKDEQFVPCQVLPLSLSYDHRVIDGADAARFLRWTCEALEEPFLLDLEGGQ; encoded by the coding sequence CTGCGCCTGCGCCTGCGCCGAAGGCCGCACCGAGCGAGCCGGATACACCACCGGCCGAGGCGGAGGAGGCGCCCGCGCCGGCGCGCTCGCCCGCGCCCGAAGCGAAGCGCCCGGCCGCGCCGCGCAGCCGGTGCAGAGGAACGCGGGCGCCGACGGCGGGAGCGGGACGCGGCCCGAGCCGCCCGCGCGGCGGCCGGCGCCGCGCGACAGAAGGCCGCAGCCGCGCGTGCCGCCGAGCCGGCGCCCGCGGCCAGGGCCGTCCCCGCCGACGCCATCGCCGCCGCGCCCTCGGTCCGCCGCCTCGCGCGCGAGCTCGGCGTCCGTCTCGCGGACGTCGTCGCCGCGACCGGCGACCCGCGCGTCACCGCGGCCGAGGTGCGCAGCTTCCGGGAGAAGGCCGCGGAGAAGGCCGCGCGCCCGTCCGCGAAGGCGCCCGCCGCAGCGAGCGGCTTCCCTGTGTCCGAGCCCCTGCCCGACTTCTCCCGGTGGGGCGAGATCGAGATCGAGGAGATGTCGAAGATCCGCCGCAGGACCGCCGAGAACATGGCGCGCGCCTGGGTCGAGATCCCCACCGTCACGCACCATGACGAGGCCGACATCACGCAGCTCGAAGGGCTGCGCAAGCGCTACGCGGCGCGCGTGAAGGAGGCCGGCGGCAGCCTCACCTGGACCGCCATCCTGCTGCACGTGGTCGCCGGGGCGCTGCGCCGCTTCCCGCAGTTCAACGCCAGCGTCGACATGGCGGGGAACCGCATCATCCACAAGAAGTACGTCCACATCGGCGTGGCGGTCGATACCGAGCGCGGGCTGCTCGTGCCCGTCATCCGCGACGCCGACAAGAAGAACATCGTCGCGCTCGCGAAGGCGCTGGCCGAGGTGTCCGAGGCGGCGCGCAGCCGCAACATCAAGCCCGACATGATGCAGGGCGCGACCTTCACGATCACGAACCTCGGCGGCATCGGCGGCGTGGCGTTCAACCCGATCGTCAACCCGCCCCAGGTCGCCATCCTCGGCGTGTCGCGCGGCAGCGTGCGCCCGCTATGGAAGGACGAGCAGTTCGTCCCGTGCCAGGTGCTGCCGCTGTCGCTGTCGTACGACCATCGCGTCATCGACGGCGCCGACGCGGCCCGCTTCCTGCGCTGGACGTGCGAGGCGCTCGAAGAGCCCTTCCTGCTCGACCTCGAGGGGGGGCAGTGA